CTTCTGATTATTTATGGGTAATTATTTAACTCGCATTTTAATTGTTATAGTCGAATCTGAGTTAAAAGACATCCTTGATAATGATTTTGATAACACATTCAGGGAACTGAAATTCAGCTTGGTTTAGCTGTTGAATGTCAAAAGGCCACTTTATCAGTGAAGAGGAGGTTGGCATGTGAAGAGCTGAGCTATTTTAGTCAGGTCTGTGTATTCTCATCTTTCATAAGCAAAAAGCTGAACTCAACATCAAGCTCTTAAACTATGCTTATTATCTGCATGAACTATATTTCGAGAACCCTGTTTAATAAAGAGTTCATTTCAATGTGATGAGCCTAATAGATCCGAATAACCTTTCAAGTGGCCTTAATTTTGTTTAGTGTAgttttcttgaaaaatatttgCTTGTTTGTGTATTCCTCACATGGTTTAGTGTACTTCTCCTATGTTTGATCAGGCTTATCACCGCTTGTCAGAATGTGGCATGGACACCAATAATGGGTATGGAAAGAAGCTTCTTTGGTTCATCAAATGGAAATTCCTTGAAGCAAAGGTTTTCAATGCTATCAATATCAAACTCTCATTATAATTTGTTCTCCTGGCCATGTTCAGTAAATGTTTTCTATCTGATTCTAACTATTCTATATTATATCATCAGGCTGCAGCTTACTACTACCATGGTCTAATCCTTGACAAGGGTAATGAACCATCATGTCATGTTAGTGCTGTGTGTTGTTTTCTCGCTGCTGAAGAAATTTTGTCAGAGTGCAAGAAGGCCTGCTTGAGCTTTTGCCTTGCAACTCCTGTCACCAGGTTGGTTTTGATTAGTACTGTAATGTATAGGTTATTATCTATGTACTCAAGTTACCATTTAAGAAAGGCCAAAATACATTGTCGGTCCCTAAACTTTAGCCCATGACTGATTTTAGTCCTTGAATTTTAAAGTAATTGCTTTTAGTCTCTAATAAACTTGAAGTGATCGCTATTAGTCCCTAAAACTTAAAGCGACCACTTTTAGTCCCAAATGCGTCTAATGGAGTGGGGAAATGTTAGGTTATAGTTTGGCTACACTATTTAAGGGACTAAACGTAATCACTTTAAATTTTATGGATTAAAATGGATTGTAGGCTAAAGTTTAGGGATTAATGGTGTACTTTCCCCtctaagaaactttttttttttttggctcacaattttgtttttacttttttctttttgctcacattttgtttttccttttggcaaGGGCTCCTCCGCTCTGGGGATCAATGAAGCATTTACAACAGAAAATTCCTGAGGTTGCATCAAGGAAGTCTCAGATGTATGGCTATCTCTTAGAACAAGAAAAGTAAGGGTTTTCCAAAGCAATCCTCATCTAAGTTTCTTTGATTTCCTCTCCTGATTACTATTACCTAAAAGATGAATATcgaaattttatgcaaaattttaaattggcaATGATGCAGGGCTCTCCAAGCATTGCCTGACCTACCAGATTTCCAATTGTCATTAAGACCCGATGACTATCAACTGCCTGAAATTGATCCAGCATGGGATAGTGAAAAATGGGAAATTCAGGGCCAGCCTCTAAAAGAACACCTCAAGGATAGTGAAGATGAAATTGAAACTGAATGAACGCTTACATGACCTCTTCTCATTTATAGTAGTTGGATGCCAAATTTGCCAACTAGACTTCCTTACATTTTTATAAAAGCTAATATAATCACTACAGAACAGAAACAAGTTATGAATGTTTGTATCTTActatgttctctctctctctctctctctctctctctccttccgAACTCCATTTTACTGCTATTTAATCTCAGTGGCACGTGACATAGACGTTCAATGTCCACATCTTGGTAATTGTTTAATTGTTCATTAACAGTTCAACACCATCAATATGACACCTTGTACAGTTAATCTATAACCAAGACCAAGAGGGCAGTTTTCATTCTATTTTAGTGCTTTCCTTCATTATAACACCCTAGATTAATACTAAATATAccacatcaaaatttaatttgaaaatgacCAGAGCCTTATAACTTAATTGGCACATTCTTGTACTTTTAACATAAACGTCCAGGTCAAACAAAATGAATTTGAAAGTggccaactcaaaatcaaatgCAGCTTCACATAAGAAGAGATTATTAAGGAGCAGAAGCAGAAAACCCCAACATTATAatctttcttttgttaaaaacaaaacaaaacttccCTACATTATGATGTAGCCCCAACTGGGTGTTTTCAAGTAATCGTTATGTTCTTTGGTGATTTCACTCAGTAGCTCGAGACCTGAGCTTGGTGGCAGAAACAATTGTAAGAGTCAAGTATGCAAAGAAAGCCAGATAAGAGAAAACCATAGATACCACAGTTCTGTTGCAAAACTTGCTCACTCGGTCACACACGGATCCCCAACCTATCTGGACTTCTCCATAACGACCAATGTAACCAACTGCAGTTGCCGCGGCACATCCAGATATCGTCAAAATCATCATCGCctgtaatataattttatattcataatttaaattaaaaatatatatatacacacggaCACGAGCAATgctaaaaattatacaatacaattaattgtaaaagggaaaaaaatacaaaataatgtGACATGGGATGGACTGTGTCACAGTGTTTACATGGTTCAAACGAAGCATTAAAATACTAGCATTAGAGAGTATAGTtgttttttattagtattattattattttattttttcttttgaatcaTTCAAATCTTGCTTACCATGTCATgcaaaaataggaaaaaatagtTGGTGGGGTGTGACTCGGAGCGGTACTGAAGGTAAACAAAGATCAATGACAATGCAGAGAAGACACAAACCACTGCTTCAGCACCAACCAAGAATCTGTGAGAGAAACAAAAGTAATGGCTTCAACAGCTTTCTAAAATTTAGTAGATTAAAAACGAaaagacttaatttttttttcaaatgggcATTTATAAAAAGGGTTATACTTGTATTAGTACATACTTTAAGGCAGATGAGTAGGAATAGCTGGCTTTGAATGTGAAACCAAACATCACGATGGATTGGGAGCTGGTGACCATTACAGATATTGCAATTACTATGAAAATAATGGTTAAGACTCTGAAAGTGGTTTGGAGAATCAAGAACTCTCTCTTTGATGAGCTTGTCAGGCCTAAAAAAGATTCCAGTTTCTGCATAAAGGAACTTTTCCCAATAATCTGGGAAGCcatgtgggaaaaaaaaggggggggagGGGGTCTTTTTGCAAACAGAAGaaaagtttcaaaacaagggcaATGAAAcaggtagaaaaaaaaaatcagaactTTGTGAACAActttgagggagagagagagagagagagagagagagagagagatacatatatatatagtatagagtATTAGTTATAGAGTGAGACAAAAGTTCGAGTTTGGGGGCACAGCACTTGTTTAAAAAGCAAAGAGAGTACCCATTTGCATTTGGCAGTTTTAAAAGTTGATAATTTGAGGTCCAATTCAAACCTTTGTGGCACTAGTGGTACACAGAAGTCATGGGTGATCATTGGTCCGATGCTAGCCTGGACTAGATATAGaacccaaaccaaaaaataagacacatcttattatatttatccacccaaaaaataaaaaaaagactcaGACTGTCAGACACACCTGAAGaggcaaaaataaataaaaataaaaaataaaaacagtgaAAGGGGTTTACGGTTGTGATTCTAGTGATGGGTTGGATACTTGGATCGGGTAATCTGTAACTCCGCAGCCCACTCAATCTTGAATTGGATTGCACCATACAAGTTTGGCTAGCTAGGTTAGGCCTCGGTGATtgagtaattttattgaaaagaaattGCTAGAGTGGTTGCTTATACTTCTACACAACCTTTTTTAACTCCAAACGTCAAGAGCCAAAGTAGCCTATTGATTGCTCTTTTGCAATTTCAATCAAAAACCAACATATTTACTCCCTTAAGTAATAATAAACCGTGATTGCAATGTATTccaattaaaatgaaattcttGAAAAGTTAGGTTACCTGATGGAAGTAAGTCTTAGATTACAAAGTAAATAGCTATTCTATACAACTTAAGGGTGATGCTgctcttataaaaaatatagttctTAGTAGTGTTGATTTGGTGATCCTTACTTCTTAGTAGGTTGTGCACCTTGtttgcacatatatatatatatatatatatatatatatatatatatatatatatatatttattttttttttttttttttttttttttttttgagaaagattgTTTGCACATATTGacatatcatattataataatataatttatatgtagGGCTTCtcgttaataaaatatttttccaatgAAAATTAGAAATCATGTCTCTTTCTTGACAACTAAaacttaggttatgtttggtaacagtttttttttttttttttcaaaaacttgtttttgggaatataaaaaaaaaataaaacaattttcttgtattttttaaatcaaaaacatatttgttagttgaaattaaaaatatagttttttaataaaaaaaatagaaaatattaaaatatgttgttactaagaTTGAACTCTATTGCTaattcattaaatgagacagattcattaaattaaatgcgtgtttttattgacttttgaaaattagaaactgaaaacaatattttgtatgttttcagtttctttcaCAAATTCAGTTTTGcaaacagtttttgttttctattcattttaggttgctaaacaagttttttagtctcaaaaatagaaaattgtttctgaaaacaaaaaataaagggaaaaaacaattaccaaacatgcccttaacTTTCtgattattcaatgagtaaggTTCCATATAGAATTTCTGTTTCATcggttttttataaaaataatgtcaattATAAAGATGCAATAGGGTGATCAATGTGATTGTTAGCCACAATTTTTGACGTTTTTTGGAGGAATAGGAGTAGCCCACTAGCTAACTAAAAGATCTAAGATAagtcttgatcttttttttttttttttgttacgtGAAAGAGTTTTCAGACAGCCCTCTCAcgcaaacaaaaaaataaaataaaaaatatttgattgcGAAAATTATTATGAGTTTTTGAAAGATTGCcaaaaatatcaaattctaaaataatgAGAATAAAACTATTGATATAAAGAAGCAGAAGTGAGAGACAATAAGAGAACAAATGAGCTACACAACTCGGCCTAATAACTTAGGTACATGGAAAATTCTTGACTATTATGAATTTGTGTACAATGAACCCTAAAtagggaatatatatatatatatatatatctcactcGATCTCCCAACACACTTACCCAAGCGATTCTCATACAGAAATTTCACTAAGTAAAATCTAACATTAAACTAGTATAAGTGCTCTACAAATAGCAATTTTAGAGAATTCATAgattttccttatatttttcAACTCCTTTACTGAATATGAAaagaacaacatatatatagaatGAAGAGACATTCTTGAAGATATACCATTGAAAAGTCACTAATGAAGAGCGAGACACTCGAAATACAATTAACAACAATCACTAATGTTAAGGGTGGCAATTTATGTTCGGGGTCGGATTTGTATCATGTCGAACTATAAGTATTCGACTATATAAATTGACCCGAACCCGACTTGTTTAGTAAACGCGTCAAAAATCA
This genomic stretch from Castanea sativa cultivar Marrone di Chiusa Pesio chromosome 1, ASM4071231v1 harbors:
- the LOC142642683 gene encoding CASP-like protein 1F2: MASQIIGKSSFMQKLESFLGLTSSSKREFLILQTTFRVLTIIFIVIAISVMVTSSQSIVMFGFTFKASYSYSSALKFLVGAEAVVCVFSALSLIFVYLQYRSESHPTNYFFLFLHDMAMMILTISGCAAATAVGYIGRYGEVQIGWGSVCDRVSKFCNRTVVSMVFSYLAFFAYLTLTIVSATKLRSRATE